Proteins from a genomic interval of Vicinamibacterales bacterium:
- a CDS encoding plastocyanin/azurin family copper-binding protein, with product MFASLVVSAFILAAPAGASVAQDKPAPAPPKPAATAAKPGAARLIEIGAGDDMKYSVTEIAAKPGETLRIRLTSKGTLPKVAMAHNVVVLKPGAKQTEFANAAAMARATDFIPTDMKDQVVAASGLAGPGETVEVTVKIPAAGTYPFICTFPGHFAAGMRGTIIAK from the coding sequence ATGTTCGCGAGTCTGGTCGTATCCGCATTCATTCTGGCCGCGCCAGCGGGCGCGTCGGTCGCGCAGGACAAGCCGGCCCCTGCACCGCCGAAGCCGGCCGCGACGGCCGCCAAGCCGGGCGCCGCGCGCCTCATCGAGATCGGCGCCGGCGACGACATGAAATACAGCGTGACGGAGATCGCGGCCAAGCCGGGCGAGACGCTGCGCATCCGGCTCACCTCGAAGGGCACCCTGCCCAAGGTCGCCATGGCGCACAACGTGGTCGTCCTCAAGCCGGGCGCGAAGCAGACCGAGTTCGCCAACGCCGCCGCGATGGCGCGCGCCACCGACTTCATTCCAACCGACATGAAGGATCAGGTGGTGGCGGCGTCAGGACTGGCGGGCCCGGGTGAGACGGTCGAGGTGACGGTGAAGATCCCCGCGGCGGGAACGTATCCGTTCATCTGCACGTTCCCGGGACATTTCGCGGCCGGCATGCGCGGGACGATCATCGCGAAGTAG